A single window of Methylomarinum sp. Ch1-1 DNA harbors:
- a CDS encoding lipase family protein, whose product MQQNFTRDALYFPEKLPVFNEHDDSWEFDGEATTLSFANAWWLCNLSHLAYYDEHDSLAILHNMELTLEAFIDDRKEADGREKLIQDTQAYIISTDNAVILTFRGTEPDRYQDMLAEAYLQPVKFPGKGKVHGGFFGALSGHSWERIVSILSLPTLKSKPLWITGHSLGAALATIAAAHLNPHGLYTFASPRVGDSAFCASLKTANSQRFVNCSDLVARLPLKDITDYRHIGTLQYFNAAGDWCEAPGAAFMRRDSLKAQLLYPFNQLPIPFFTDKVAFRSLADHSILNYRYAIWKKLQKNRRLPLEKH is encoded by the coding sequence ATGCAACAGAATTTCACCCGTGACGCGCTGTATTTTCCTGAAAAACTTCCCGTGTTTAATGAACACGATGACTCCTGGGAGTTTGACGGCGAAGCGACGACACTGTCATTTGCCAATGCCTGGTGGCTCTGCAATCTCTCCCATCTGGCCTATTACGATGAACACGACAGCCTGGCGATCCTGCACAACATGGAGCTGACGCTGGAGGCGTTTATCGATGACCGCAAGGAAGCCGACGGTCGAGAAAAATTGATCCAGGACACACAAGCTTATATTATCTCGACCGACAACGCCGTGATTTTGACGTTCAGAGGCACCGAACCGGACCGTTACCAAGACATGTTAGCCGAAGCCTATCTGCAGCCGGTTAAATTTCCCGGCAAAGGCAAGGTTCATGGCGGCTTCTTCGGCGCTTTAAGCGGTCACAGCTGGGAGCGCATCGTATCGATACTGTCCCTTCCCACCCTAAAAAGCAAACCGTTATGGATCACCGGCCATAGCCTCGGCGCAGCGCTAGCCACGATTGCGGCCGCTCACCTGAATCCTCACGGCCTCTATACCTTCGCTTCACCGCGAGTTGGCGACAGCGCTTTCTGCGCCAGCTTAAAGACTGCCAATAGCCAGCGTTTTGTCAATTGCAGCGATCTGGTCGCCCGTCTGCCGCTCAAAGACATCACGGACTATCGGCACATCGGGACCTTGCAATATTTCAACGCCGCCGGTGATTGGTGCGAAGCCCCCGGCGCGGCATTCATGCGGCGCGACAGCCTGAAAGCACAGTTACTTTATCCCTTCAACCAATTGCCTATTCCCTTTTTCACCGACAAAGTGGCGTTCCGCTCCTTAGCCGATCACAGCATCCTGAACTACCGCTACGCTATCTGGAAGAAACTGCAGAAAAACCGCAGACTTCCATTAGAAAAGCATTAG
- a CDS encoding group II intron maturase-specific domain-containing protein has protein sequence MFYSDPQICYSDPQICRFADDCNIFVGSQKAAERVMEKVSQFIENKLKLKVNREKSQVAKSDAVKFLGFTVVDGTVAIAHKALQTAMSKVKALTPRGTHQTLNHTLADLNQWYVGWANYYSLTQYPSQLRKIEAHIRRRLRARLVSQQKRKQHLYRNLVKRGVPRKQAAQTVFSNKKRWALSATRAVTRAYPNSWFINLMGQEIRSDRQLAHWFEVSQWIRLT, from the coding sequence ATATTTTACTCTGACCCCCAAATATGTTACTCTGACCCCCAAATATGTCGGTTTGCCGATGACTGCAACATTTTCGTTGGGTCGCAAAAGGCGGCGGAGCGAGTGATGGAGAAAGTCAGCCAATTCATCGAAAACAAGCTGAAACTGAAGGTGAACCGGGAGAAAAGCCAAGTGGCTAAATCCGATGCGGTAAAGTTCTTAGGCTTTACCGTGGTCGACGGGACGGTGGCGATTGCGCACAAAGCCCTGCAAACGGCCATGAGTAAAGTCAAAGCCTTAACGCCGCGAGGCACCCATCAGACGCTGAATCACACCCTGGCCGACCTTAATCAGTGGTACGTGGGCTGGGCCAACTACTACAGCTTGACCCAATACCCGTCCCAGCTGAGGAAAATCGAAGCCCATATCCGGCGACGATTACGAGCGAGGCTGGTGAGTCAGCAGAAGCGGAAACAGCATCTGTATCGAAACCTGGTCAAACGGGGCGTACCGCGAAAGCAAGCCGCCCAGACGGTCTTTTCCAACAAGAAACGGTGGGCGCTTTCCGCAACCCGAGCGGTGACGAGAGCCTATCCGAACAGTTGGTTTATCAACCTGATGGGACAGGAAATACGATCCGACCGACAGTTAGCGCATTGGTTTGAGGTATCTCAATGGATTCGTCTTACGTGA